In Candidatus Zixiibacteriota bacterium, the following are encoded in one genomic region:
- a CDS encoding HAMP domain-containing protein — protein MFKNLKIKSKLILLFLLIGILPVAVVGFISLTQAKHALEERAVDQYVSIREMKSRQIHDYFQTIREQVMTFSNDFMIIDAMRQFKQAFPRVTREVDGTGVDKDQIDHWRNQLAQYYRNDYAAEYRSRNQGHSPDINRVFDPLDDHSIVLQYKYIWTNPNPLGSKDQLDNAGDGSEWSALHEKYHEHIRHFLDEFGYYDIFLCDSKTGDIVYSVYKELDFTTSLINGPYANTGIGRVFKKANASSDPNFVAIDDFNPYPPSYEDQAGFIASPIYDEGEKLGVLIFQMPIDRINALMTNDQRWSEVGLGESGETYVIGEDMVMRSDSRFLIEDHDGYMEALENAGLDNRTIDLIDAKNTSIGLHKINSETARKALAGQHGTEVVKDYRGEKVLSSYSPIDIEGLNWALLAEIDESEAFAATRSLQAAILMVACAIAGIVAVIGWFFARSIALPLSQISETAKAVSSGDINQKVEVESGDEIGELADSFRSLVDYMKEMAGAATKVAEGDLRVDVEARSEKDALGNAFVKMTKYLEDIIGELADNATQLVSAATEISSSSEQMAAGAKNQTQQAEQVATAIEEMTATIMESTKNASEASELAKAASDNANQGNNVVADTINSMQ, from the coding sequence ATGTTTAAAAACCTGAAGATTAAATCCAAGCTGATTTTGCTGTTTCTGCTGATCGGGATTCTTCCGGTTGCTGTTGTCGGCTTTATCAGCCTGACTCAGGCCAAACACGCTCTCGAGGAGCGTGCGGTAGACCAATACGTTTCCATCCGGGAAATGAAATCTCGTCAGATTCACGATTACTTTCAGACAATTCGTGAACAGGTAATGACATTTTCCAATGACTTTATGATCATTGATGCAATGCGTCAGTTTAAGCAGGCGTTTCCCCGGGTGACACGTGAAGTCGACGGGACCGGTGTCGACAAAGACCAGATCGACCACTGGCGCAATCAGCTGGCGCAATACTATCGCAATGATTACGCGGCAGAGTACCGGTCACGTAACCAGGGCCATTCGCCGGATATCAACCGGGTGTTTGATCCTCTTGATGATCATTCGATAGTTTTGCAGTATAAATATATCTGGACCAATCCGAATCCGTTGGGGAGTAAGGACCAGCTCGATAATGCCGGTGACGGTTCCGAGTGGAGCGCGCTTCATGAAAAGTATCACGAGCATATTCGTCACTTCCTGGATGAATTCGGTTACTATGATATCTTCCTGTGCGATTCAAAAACAGGTGATATCGTCTATTCCGTGTACAAGGAGCTGGATTTCACCACGTCGTTAATTAACGGACCCTACGCCAACACTGGAATCGGGCGGGTATTTAAAAAGGCCAATGCTTCCTCTGATCCTAATTTTGTCGCCATTGATGACTTCAATCCATATCCGCCGTCCTATGAAGACCAGGCTGGCTTTATCGCCTCACCGATTTACGATGAAGGTGAGAAACTTGGGGTGCTGATTTTTCAGATGCCGATCGACCGTATCAATGCGCTGATGACGAATGACCAGAGATGGTCAGAGGTAGGGCTCGGCGAGTCGGGCGAAACATATGTTATCGGCGAAGACATGGTTATGCGTTCGGACAGCCGGTTTTTGATCGAGGATCACGACGGCTACATGGAAGCCCTCGAAAATGCAGGGCTGGACAACCGCACGATTGATTTGATTGACGCCAAAAACACTTCAATCGGATTGCATAAAATTAACAGCGAAACCGCTCGGAAAGCCCTGGCAGGTCAGCATGGCACAGAAGTGGTTAAAGATTACCGCGGGGAGAAAGTCCTCTCGTCGTATTCGCCGATTGATATCGAGGGCTTAAATTGGGCACTTTTGGCCGAGATTGATGAATCAGAGGCGTTTGCGGCGACTCGTTCTCTGCAGGCGGCGATCTTGATGGTCGCCTGCGCAATCGCCGGTATAGTTGCGGTTATCGGCTGGTTCTTTGCCCGTTCAATCGCTCTTCCGTTGTCGCAGATTTCTGAAACAGCTAAAGCGGTTTCCAGCGGTGATATCAATCAAAAAGTTGAGGTTGAATCCGGTGATGAGATCGGTGAGCTGGCCGATTCATTCCGTTCATTGGTCGACTATATGAAGGAGATGGCTGGAGCCGCCACCAAGGTTGCCGAGGGCGACCTGAGAGTCGATGTTGAGGCCAGATCAGAAAAAGATGCTCTGGGTAACGCCTTCGTCAAGATGACTAAATATCTGGAAGATATTATAGGGGAACTTGCCGACAATGCTACCCAGCTTGTCTCAGCGGCGACTGAGATATCTTCATCGTCTGAGCAGATGGCGGCTGGTGCCAAGAACCAGACTCAGCAGGCTGAGCAGGTGGCGACCGCGATCGAGGAGATGACCGCCACGATCATGGAATCGACTAAGAACGCTTCCGAGGCCTCCGAACTGGCCAAGGCGGCTTCCGACAATGCCAACCAGGGCAACAATGTCGTGGCCGACACTATCAACAGCATGCAG
- the phoU gene encoding phosphate signaling complex protein PhoU yields the protein MSVHLHREITSLKKSILSLSAMVEEKVWKSVRALTDRDENLAKSVIEADIEIDKMEVRIEEDCLKILALHQPVAIDLRFIVAVLKINNDLERIGDLAVNIAIRCVALANMSRVDPPPDFQIMAKKTKEMLKKSLDALVNMDTELAMKVREADDEVDEINRLMYEHIKGLISKDLSLLDAAIHLLIVSRNLERIADLATNIAEDVTYMTEGKIVRHQI from the coding sequence ATGTCAGTACATCTGCATCGCGAAATCACTTCGCTGAAAAAGTCGATCCTGTCGCTTTCAGCCATGGTCGAGGAAAAAGTCTGGAAGTCTGTCCGGGCCCTGACCGATCGCGACGAGAATCTGGCCAAGAGCGTGATCGAGGCCGACATCGAGATCGATAAAATGGAAGTTCGGATTGAGGAGGACTGTCTCAAGATTCTGGCCTTGCATCAGCCTGTGGCCATAGATCTTCGTTTTATCGTGGCGGTCCTGAAGATCAATAATGATCTCGAACGTATCGGTGATCTGGCGGTGAATATCGCTATTCGATGTGTCGCCCTGGCGAATATGAGTCGTGTCGACCCTCCGCCCGATTTTCAGATCATGGCCAAAAAGACCAAGGAAATGCTGAAAAAGAGCCTCGACGCGCTGGTCAATATGGATACTGAGCTGGCCATGAAAGTTCGTGAAGCCGATGACGAGGTCGATGAAATCAACCGCCTCATGTATGAGCATATCAAAGGCCTGATCAGCAAGGACCTTTCGCTTCTGGATGCTGCCATCCATCTCCTTATAGTGTCCCGCAATCTCGAGCGGATCGCCGATCTGGCGACCAATATTGCCGAGGATGTGACCTACATGACCGAGGGTAAGATCGTCCGTCACCAGATCTGA
- a CDS encoding phosphate ABC transporter ATP-binding protein: protein MVEMQENSNSKYIVRVENLDFYYGRMQALFDISMDVEQKQVTALIGPSGCGKSTFLRSINRMNDIIEGTRVKGRIYVDDIDIYNNTTDVVSLRKKVGMVFQKSNPFPKSIFDNVAYGPRIHGVSNKAKLNEIVERSLKRAAIFNEVKDRMDSSAMDLSGGQQQRLCIARALAVDPEILLLDEPASALDPRSTTHIEELIIELKKELTIIIVTHNMQQAGRISDYTGFFFEGKLIEFGATKKIFTNPDNKQTEDYITGRFG, encoded by the coding sequence ATGGTAGAAATGCAGGAAAATTCCAATTCAAAGTACATCGTCAGAGTCGAAAACCTGGATTTCTATTACGGCAGGATGCAGGCTCTGTTCGATATCAGCATGGATGTCGAACAGAAACAGGTAACTGCTCTGATTGGACCGTCGGGTTGTGGCAAATCGACCTTTTTACGCTCGATTAACCGCATGAATGATATCATTGAAGGGACTCGTGTGAAGGGCCGCATTTATGTAGACGACATCGATATTTACAACAATACTACCGATGTCGTATCTCTTCGCAAGAAAGTCGGTATGGTCTTCCAGAAGTCCAATCCTTTTCCCAAGTCGATCTTTGACAATGTAGCTTATGGACCCCGGATTCATGGAGTATCTAACAAGGCAAAGCTGAATGAGATCGTCGAACGCAGTCTCAAGCGCGCAGCGATTTTCAATGAGGTCAAGGACAGGATGGATTCCAGCGCTATGGACCTTTCCGGCGGTCAGCAACAGAGATTGTGTATCGCCCGGGCACTGGCGGTCGATCCGGAGATCCTGCTTCTGGATGAGCCGGCGTCGGCTCTCGATCCCCGTTCGACCACGCATATCGAAGAATTGATCATTGAATTAAAAAAGGAATTGACGATAATAATTGTAACGCATAATATGCAGCAGGCCGGACGAATCTCGGACTACACCGGGTTCTTCTTCGAGGGCAAATTGATCGAGTTCGGCGCGACTAAAAAGATCTTTACCAATCCGGATAACAAACAGACGGAGGATTACATCACCGGCCGTTTCGGTTGA
- the pstA gene encoding phosphate ABC transporter permease PstA yields the protein MRSFTYFIVVVIAYILIDIIWKGLPTLSWDFLFGFPQRSGAEGGILPAILGTIYLVTGTILVALPLGMATAIYLSEYAKQGRFVRMVRLAIVTLAGVPSIVFGLFGLGLFVLFLGFGTSIAAGSLTLACMVLPTIIVASEEALQAVPRTFREASLALGATKWETIYTNVLPYAVPGMMTGSILAIGRAAGETAPILLTVAVFFLPTLPSSIADPVMALPYHLYVLATQHPEADVVRPMQYGTALVLLILVLAVNLIAIIMRSNYRKKHRW from the coding sequence ATGAGGTCATTTACATACTTCATCGTTGTCGTCATTGCTTACATTTTGATTGACATAATCTGGAAAGGTCTGCCAACTCTGAGCTGGGACTTCCTGTTCGGATTTCCCCAGCGCAGCGGAGCCGAGGGCGGGATTCTGCCGGCCATACTGGGAACCATCTATCTTGTCACCGGCACCATCCTGGTGGCTTTACCGCTCGGGATGGCGACTGCGATCTATCTTTCGGAGTATGCCAAACAGGGGCGTTTTGTGCGTATGGTCCGCCTGGCAATCGTCACCCTGGCGGGAGTGCCCTCGATCGTATTCGGGTTGTTTGGCCTGGGACTGTTCGTTTTGTTTCTGGGATTCGGGACATCGATCGCGGCCGGCAGTTTGACTCTGGCCTGCATGGTCCTGCCGACAATCATAGTCGCCTCGGAAGAAGCCCTGCAGGCGGTGCCGAGAACATTCCGCGAGGCATCCCTGGCGCTCGGGGCCACCAAGTGGGAAACTATTTACACGAATGTTTTGCCCTATGCTGTGCCGGGTATGATGACCGGTTCGATCCTGGCTATCGGTCGTGCCGCGGGTGAAACCGCCCCGATTCTATTGACCGTGGCGGTTTTCTTCTTACCCACATTGCCCTCGTCGATCGCAGATCCGGTCATGGCCCTGCCGTATCACCTGTACGTTCTGGCAACCCAGCATCCGGAAGCCGATGTCGTTCGGCCAATGCAGTATGGAACAGCGCTGGTTCTTTTGATTTTAGTCTTGGCAGTTAACCTGATTGCTATTATAATGCGCTCGAATTACAGAAAGAAACACAGATGGTAG
- the pstC gene encoding phosphate ABC transporter permease subunit PstC → MISKAVEEKTARLIFAGAASTAILIVALIFLFLFKEALPFLQEPGLGELFSTEWRPVSLQQESYGIIPLITGSFLVTILATLIAIPFGVVGAIYISEVSHGWEREILKPFIELLAGIPSVVIGFFGLVVLAPVVKHLFGLQSGLTALTGALLLALMAIPTIISISEDAINSVPSTYKEASFAVGATKLQTIWKVTVPASISGITAAVMLGMGRVIGETMAVMMVTGNAAIISASPFESVRTMTATIAAEMGEVPFGSTHYSALFWVGLVLLLVTFGLNMIAQAVFRKYGGR, encoded by the coding sequence ATGATTTCGAAAGCAGTCGAAGAGAAAACAGCTCGACTTATCTTTGCCGGGGCGGCGTCGACCGCGATTCTGATCGTGGCGCTGATATTTTTGTTCCTGTTCAAGGAAGCTCTGCCGTTTCTTCAGGAACCGGGTCTGGGTGAATTGTTCAGTACCGAGTGGAGGCCGGTTTCTCTCCAGCAGGAGTCTTACGGAATCATACCTCTTATTACCGGGTCATTTCTTGTCACGATACTCGCCACTTTGATAGCGATTCCCTTTGGAGTTGTCGGGGCGATTTATATTTCCGAGGTTTCGCATGGCTGGGAACGGGAAATCCTGAAACCGTTTATCGAGCTTTTAGCCGGGATACCCTCGGTTGTGATCGGCTTTTTCGGGCTTGTGGTTCTGGCTCCGGTGGTCAAGCACCTGTTCGGCCTGCAATCCGGCTTGACGGCCTTGACCGGGGCGTTACTTCTGGCTCTTATGGCGATTCCCACGATAATTTCAATTTCCGAAGATGCCATAAACAGCGTTCCCAGCACCTACAAAGAGGCCTCCTTCGCGGTCGGTGCCACCAAACTTCAGACTATCTGGAAAGTCACCGTGCCAGCTTCGATTTCCGGTATAACCGCGGCGGTAATGCTGGGTATGGGCCGTGTGATCGGAGAAACTATGGCTGTCATGATGGTAACCGGCAACGCCGCCATAATATCCGCCTCTCCTTTTGAATCGGTTCGGACCATGACTGCCACGATCGCCGCCGAAATGGGCGAAGTGCCCTTTGGAAGTACACATTACAGCGCGCTTTTCTGGGTCGGGCTGGTGCTTCTCCTGGTCACTTTCGGACTCAATATGATCGCCCAGGCTGTCTTTAGAAAGTACGGGGGACGTTAG
- the pstS gene encoding phosphate ABC transporter substrate-binding protein PstS family protein: MIKRNYGKFTIHAAIIVALFTLMLNLGCGGGQNGSDQSLTIKGSDTMVHLVSTWAEDFMNANEEYQVSVTGGGSGTGIAALINGTTEICAASRSMKPNEIDLASKQGKEPVEFDVALDGIALVVHPDNPVDVLTLDQLKQIFTGEVTNWQEFGGPDQDVYVLSRESSSGTYVFFQEHVLEKQDYTNRARLMPATSAIIQSISEDKWSIGYVGLGYAAEAGDKVKVISVKETDDSEPVEPSEETVRLGTYSIARPLHFYTIGEPEGLAKQFIDYCLSEEGQKTVVQTGYVAVQ, from the coding sequence GTGATTAAAAGGAATTATGGAAAGTTCACGATTCATGCGGCGATTATAGTCGCATTGTTTACATTGATGCTCAACCTGGGTTGCGGAGGAGGCCAAAACGGAAGCGACCAATCCCTCACGATCAAGGGGTCTGACACTATGGTTCACCTGGTATCCACCTGGGCGGAGGATTTCATGAACGCGAATGAGGAGTATCAGGTTTCAGTCACAGGCGGTGGTTCGGGAACCGGTATTGCCGCGTTAATCAACGGTACCACTGAAATCTGCGCCGCCTCGCGCAGTATGAAACCGAATGAAATTGACCTGGCCAGCAAGCAGGGCAAAGAGCCGGTTGAATTCGATGTTGCCCTGGATGGTATCGCTTTGGTAGTTCATCCGGACAACCCGGTGGATGTTTTAACTCTCGATCAACTCAAACAGATTTTTACCGGAGAGGTAACCAACTGGCAGGAATTCGGCGGTCCCGACCAGGATGTCTATGTACTCTCGCGTGAATCCAGTTCTGGTACTTATGTCTTTTTCCAGGAGCATGTGCTCGAAAAGCAGGATTATACCAATCGTGCCAGGCTGATGCCGGCTACATCGGCAATAATCCAGTCAATCTCCGAGGACAAGTGGTCGATCGGCTATGTCGGCCTGGGCTACGCGGCTGAAGCCGGTGATAAAGTCAAAGTTATCTCGGTAAAGGAAACTGACGATTCCGAACCGGTCGAACCGAGCGAGGAGACTGTCAGGCTGGGTACTTATTCCATAGCTCGTCCGCTTCACTTCTATACCATCGGTGAGCCGGAAGGACTTGCGAAACAGTTTATAGATTACTGTCTTTCGGAAGAAGGACAAAAAACAGTCGTTCAAACGGGATACGTTGCGGTACAGTAA
- a CDS encoding HAMP domain-containing protein has product MQRRRLLWHLYPSYFLITLISVVAIVIYASNTLQQFFVERTARDIEARAHLIGRQYLSLTATDSLAVDPLCEKLGNLSLDRITVWGKNGELICDSKQDGAEDLSVTVNPEVVEAISAGGGHRVRFSEDFGENMLHVAVPIKTGSELHAVLRASMTTSSIGQTHQPILIQIFIGGVVVALLAAAASWFASRRVARMLDKLRRGAERFAAGDLEHKLEVPNSLEIGGLAESLNRMAADLFDRIQTVIRQRNEQQAVLSSMVEGVLAVDLEERIFILNKAASNLIGVDLDFAQGRTLQEVARNVNLHRFVAGVIGDRQPAEEEIVLHGDPEMYLQVHGTMLRDAHGHGFGVLVVINDVTRLRKLENVRRDFVANVSHELKTPITSIKGFVETLEDGALEDPEAARRFLAIISRQADRLSNIIEDLLSLSRIEQGAEESSISLAPADVRKVIKGALIACEHKAKEKNIRIKFEVENEITAEINPPLLEQAVVNLIDNAIKFSESNTQVDIDLVEKDGEVVIGVEDRGCGIESENLSRLFERFYRIDKARSRSMGGTGLGLAIVKHICQAHNGYADVKSQPGIGSCFSIHIPKK; this is encoded by the coding sequence ATGCAACGCAGACGCCTTCTGTGGCATCTGTACCCATCCTATTTTCTAATCACGCTGATCTCGGTCGTTGCCATTGTCATCTACGCCTCCAATACCCTTCAGCAGTTTTTTGTAGAGCGCACGGCGCGCGATATTGAGGCACGGGCTCATTTGATCGGACGGCAGTACCTCAGCCTGACGGCAACTGACAGCCTGGCGGTAGATCCGCTGTGCGAAAAACTGGGCAATCTGTCCTTAGATCGAATTACTGTCTGGGGTAAAAACGGCGAGTTGATCTGCGATTCGAAACAGGATGGTGCGGAAGACCTTTCTGTAACTGTCAATCCCGAGGTTGTTGAGGCTATCTCCGCCGGCGGTGGTCATCGCGTTCGCTTCAGCGAAGATTTCGGGGAAAATATGCTTCATGTCGCTGTGCCGATTAAAACCGGATCGGAACTCCATGCCGTCCTGCGGGCTTCAATGACGACCTCATCGATCGGCCAGACCCATCAGCCAATCCTGATCCAAATTTTTATCGGCGGGGTTGTTGTAGCGCTTCTGGCGGCGGCGGCCAGCTGGTTCGCTTCGCGACGTGTGGCCCGTATGCTCGATAAACTCAGGCGGGGCGCGGAACGCTTCGCGGCCGGTGACCTGGAGCACAAGCTGGAGGTGCCCAATTCCCTGGAGATCGGGGGACTGGCAGAATCTCTCAATCGTATGGCGGCAGACCTGTTCGATCGAATCCAGACCGTGATCCGCCAGCGCAATGAACAGCAGGCGGTTCTATCAAGCATGGTCGAGGGGGTTCTTGCGGTAGACCTGGAAGAGCGGATATTTATTCTCAATAAAGCGGCCAGCAACCTGATCGGTGTCGACCTCGATTTCGCTCAGGGGCGCACGCTTCAGGAAGTTGCCAGGAATGTGAATCTGCATCGCTTTGTAGCGGGCGTGATTGGTGATCGTCAGCCCGCAGAAGAGGAGATAGTCCTGCACGGTGATCCGGAAATGTACCTGCAGGTTCATGGGACCATGTTGCGCGATGCGCATGGTCACGGTTTCGGTGTGCTGGTGGTGATAAACGATGTTACCCGTCTGCGCAAGCTGGAAAACGTGCGCCGTGATTTCGTGGCCAATGTTTCCCATGAGCTGAAGACGCCGATTACCTCGATCAAGGGCTTCGTGGAGACATTGGAAGATGGCGCATTGGAGGATCCCGAGGCGGCACGGCGTTTTTTGGCGATTATTTCACGGCAGGCGGACAGGCTATCGAACATTATCGAGGATCTTTTGAGTTTGTCAAGGATCGAACAGGGTGCCGAAGAATCGTCGATCAGTCTTGCTCCGGCAGATGTGCGCAAAGTTATCAAAGGTGCCCTGATTGCCTGTGAGCACAAGGCTAAAGAGAAAAATATCAGGATTAAATTCGAGGTCGAAAATGAAATCACAGCTGAGATCAATCCGCCCCTTTTGGAGCAAGCAGTAGTAAATCTGATCGATAACGCGATAAAGTTTTCAGAATCCAACACGCAGGTTGACATCGACCTCGTGGAGAAAGATGGCGAAGTTGTCATCGGGGTCGAGGATCGTGGATGCGGAATCGAGTCTGAAAACCTCTCGCGTCTGTTTGAAAGGTTTTACCGCATCGATAAAGCCCGTAGTCGCAGTATGGGGGGTACCGGTCTCGGGCTGGCAATCGTCAAACATATCTGCCAGGCCCATAATGGCTACGCCGATGTCAAAAGCCAACCCGGTATCGGAAGCTGTTTTTCAATACATATTCCTAAAAAATAG
- a CDS encoding response regulator, with the protein MSKAMILVVEDEEDILELVRYNLTKEGYLAETTTSGEDALSITFERTPDLILLDLMLPGADGFEVCRRLKNNPETNHVPIIMMTAKGEETDIVTGLELGADDYIVKPFSPKVLIARVRAVLRRAAREPVQESSTLKIHELTIHPGRHEVMVNDEKIDLTSTEFRLLHFLASRPGWVFTRYQIVDVLHGEDYPVTDRSVDVQVVGLRRKLGSAAGYIETVRGVGYRFKE; encoded by the coding sequence ATGTCTAAAGCGATGATTCTGGTTGTCGAGGATGAGGAAGACATCCTCGAACTGGTACGTTACAATCTGACAAAAGAGGGCTATCTGGCTGAAACAACCACGTCCGGTGAGGACGCGCTGTCGATTACTTTCGAACGAACCCCGGATTTAATCCTTCTGGATTTGATGCTTCCGGGCGCTGACGGGTTCGAGGTCTGCAGGCGACTGAAGAACAATCCCGAGACCAATCATGTGCCGATCATCATGATGACAGCCAAAGGCGAGGAGACCGATATAGTCACCGGCCTGGAACTCGGTGCTGATGACTACATCGTCAAACCGTTCAGCCCAAAAGTCCTGATAGCTCGTGTGCGCGCGGTCCTCAGAAGGGCGGCCAGGGAACCGGTGCAGGAAAGTTCAACGTTAAAGATCCACGAACTGACTATCCATCCCGGCCGTCATGAAGTTATGGTCAACGATGAAAAAATCGATTTGACCTCGACCGAGTTTCGCCTCCTGCATTTTCTGGCCAGTCGTCCCGGCTGGGTGTTTACCCGTTACCAGATCGTGGATGTCCTCCATGGAGAAGATTATCCCGTGACCGATCGCTCTGTCGATGTTCAGGTCGTGGGATTGAGACGGAAGCTGGGGTCAGCCGCTGGCTATATCGAGACCGTGCGAGGTGTCGGCTATCGATTTAAGGAGTAA
- a CDS encoding BamA/TamA family outer membrane protein — translation MLSLRLTVDSAMTIIHDLIEREDNLMLSGNRIKIPFFVLLIALLIAISAETLSAYEIDSSRVRPKPAEKQASFGEILLRIPGVILNSPFYILEGISGFVVNEIVYSEIGRRIILEPVERLWGIFPAGGYSESSGLRYGFTFSSQDVLTKGERFQLKSIWSTNHYRTHEISYDFPGDFGIFKDAVILAHYKRKPRQSFYGLGNKTSDNFEASVFLEETRFQAIWAHSLILQNLKLGLDLSYSNYNLYDGEDPDHFGDLEAVRDSFDLALEVLSDTRIISGGISLIHDWRDRIGRSRKGGFQAVSLYYSKGTGSTSEIEYLTLKIDLRQYIEFYLKRMLSFRIYLEASDPLENSPPLPYYLRPSLGGEELLMGFEDRRFIENGLALAVVEYRYPILGMLDAYVFYEQGRVFEAISEQFTFDNWKYSTGFGLKAWTDEDVILNIAVAFSGESPQFYIMFSDNI, via the coding sequence ATGCTGAGTTTGCGTTTGACAGTCGATTCTGCTATGACTATAATTCACGATCTGATAGAAAGAGAAGATAACCTGATGCTTTCCGGTAACCGTATCAAAATACCGTTTTTTGTCTTGCTGATAGCCCTGCTCATCGCGATCAGTGCGGAAACGCTATCCGCTTATGAAATCGATTCGAGCAGAGTTCGGCCCAAACCGGCTGAGAAACAGGCTTCGTTTGGTGAAATCCTGTTGCGGATCCCGGGTGTCATCCTGAATTCGCCATTCTATATACTGGAGGGTATTTCAGGTTTTGTAGTCAATGAAATAGTGTATTCAGAAATAGGTCGCAGGATTATTCTCGAACCGGTCGAACGCCTATGGGGTATCTTCCCGGCCGGTGGATACAGCGAAAGCTCGGGGTTGCGCTACGGCTTCACTTTTTCATCCCAGGACGTTCTCACGAAAGGAGAGCGATTTCAGTTAAAATCGATCTGGTCCACAAATCACTATCGCACCCATGAGATCTCCTATGATTTCCCGGGCGATTTCGGGATTTTCAAGGATGCAGTCATTCTTGCGCACTACAAACGCAAACCGCGACAGAGCTTTTACGGTCTGGGTAACAAGACCAGCGACAATTTCGAGGCTTCCGTATTTTTAGAGGAAACCCGCTTCCAGGCAATCTGGGCACACAGCCTGATCCTTCAAAACCTCAAACTCGGACTGGATTTATCATACAGCAACTACAATCTCTATGACGGCGAGGACCCGGATCATTTCGGTGATCTCGAGGCCGTCCGCGACAGTTTCGACCTTGCTTTGGAAGTTCTCTCTGACACCAGGATAATTTCCGGTGGAATCAGCCTGATCCATGACTGGCGGGATCGTATCGGCAGGTCCAGAAAAGGAGGATTTCAAGCAGTCAGCCTGTATTACAGTAAAGGTACAGGATCCACATCCGAAATCGAATACCTGACTTTGAAAATCGATCTGCGTCAGTATATTGAATTTTATCTCAAGCGCATGCTCTCATTTCGAATCTATTTAGAAGCATCCGATCCGCTGGAAAATTCTCCCCCTCTGCCCTATTATCTCAGGCCCTCACTGGGAGGTGAGGAATTACTCATGGGTTTCGAGGACAGACGATTCATTGAAAACGGGCTGGCCCTGGCGGTGGTCGAATACCGCTACCCGATTCTGGGTATGCTGGATGCCTACGTCTTTTACGAGCAGGGACGGGTATTCGAGGCCATCAGTGAGCAGTTCACATTCGACAACTGGAAGTACTCGACCGGCTTCGGGCTCAAGGCCTGGACCGATGAGGACGTGATACTGAACATAGCGGTCGCCTTCAGCGGAGAATCACCGCAGTTTTACATCATGTTCTCTGATAATATTTGA
- a CDS encoding phosphatase PAP2 family protein, whose protein sequence is MSKTVLLLFICLLSAYLAGIAVPELPAEDYLDSDEALGIGAGSAAVFGLGQWLRHFDLDRKPLIDGPILFDRSLQSFLGGEYYPGKTNFLDNTFGSAVTGVGAGLILFTADINWPQGDKTKTVMQDMFLFTAGITATKGVTDMVKGVFARPRPYTYYTEITFDNPGKYRKSRHSFFSGHSSSAFFATAFLNKRLRSIMRSELSASEYHDWRWAPPAVLFGWASYVGYSRIHAYKHHFSDVILGAAAGILIAELFYWFGENEKENVGEASGVNYLFKISFSF, encoded by the coding sequence ATGTCGAAAACTGTTCTGTTGCTTTTCATCTGTCTTCTGTCAGCTTACTTGGCAGGCATAGCTGTCCCTGAGCTTCCTGCTGAGGATTATTTAGACAGCGATGAAGCTCTCGGTATCGGAGCGGGTTCAGCAGCTGTATTCGGTCTGGGGCAATGGCTGCGCCATTTCGATCTCGACCGCAAACCACTGATTGACGGACCGATTCTATTTGACCGTTCGCTTCAGTCATTTTTGGGAGGCGAATATTATCCCGGCAAAACCAATTTCCTCGACAATACTTTTGGATCGGCCGTCACCGGTGTAGGTGCGGGTTTGATCCTGTTTACGGCCGATATAAACTGGCCCCAGGGCGATAAAACCAAAACAGTAATGCAGGATATGTTCCTGTTTACCGCCGGAATAACCGCTACAAAGGGTGTTACCGACATGGTCAAAGGTGTTTTCGCGCGCCCGAGACCGTACACATACTACACCGAGATCACATTCGACAATCCAGGCAAGTATAGAAAGAGTCGCCATTCTTTTTTCTCCGGACATTCCTCCAGCGCGTTTTTTGCTACAGCTTTTTTGAACAAGAGACTGCGTTCGATAATGCGCTCGGAGTTGTCTGCCTCCGAGTACCATGACTGGCGCTGGGCACCGCCGGCGGTTTTATTCGGGTGGGCTTCCTATGTCGGCTACAGCCGGATCCATGCCTATAAGCATCATTTCAGCGATGTCATCCTCGGGGCGGCGGCAGGCATTCTTATAGCTGAGCTTTTCTACTGGTTCGGCGAGAACGAAAAAGAAAACGTCGGAGAAGCTTCCGGCGTAAACTACTTATTCAAAATTTCTTTCAGTTTCTGA